A section of the Serratia liquefaciens ATCC 27592 genome encodes:
- a CDS encoding type II toxin-antitoxin system HicB family antitoxin, producing the protein MFYPAYVHSEPDGSASGFFPDVPGCYFAGDTLDRAFEDARSALDAHFEFLSEDNQPIPGPQAVTFHLAQDNDSLNGGQWLLVNINMDKFDGRAERINITLPHRLLNRIDSLVQQHPGYGSRSAFLAAAARNELLKAG; encoded by the coding sequence ATGTTCTACCCTGCTTATGTACATTCTGAACCGGACGGCAGCGCCAGCGGCTTCTTTCCCGATGTGCCAGGCTGCTATTTTGCCGGCGATACCCTGGACAGAGCCTTTGAAGACGCCAGAAGTGCGCTGGACGCCCATTTCGAATTCTTGAGCGAAGACAATCAGCCCATTCCTGGCCCACAGGCCGTGACCTTTCATCTGGCACAGGATAACGACAGTCTGAATGGCGGACAGTGGTTGTTGGTCAATATTAATATGGATAAGTTTGATGGTCGGGCGGAGCGTATCAATATTACCTTGCCGCACCGTCTGCTGAACCGCATAGATTCTCTGGTGCAGCAGCATCCCGGTTACGGTAGCCGCAGCGCCTTTTTGGCCGCCGCCGCCCGCAATGAATTATTGAAAGCCGGGTAG
- the fliS gene encoding flagellar export chaperone FliS encodes MYNRSGTQAYAQVSLESGVMSASPHQLIVMLFDGALSALLRARILMNQGDIAGKGLALSKAINIIDNGLKSGLDHQQGGEMADNLAALYDYMKRRLMQANLHNDEAAITEVVKLLENIADAWRQIGPNYHPTQDAV; translated from the coding sequence ATGTATAACCGTAGCGGAACTCAGGCCTACGCCCAGGTCAGTCTGGAAAGTGGCGTAATGAGCGCCAGCCCGCACCAGTTAATCGTGATGTTGTTCGACGGGGCGCTTAGCGCCCTGTTACGCGCACGGATACTGATGAATCAGGGTGATATCGCCGGCAAAGGACTGGCTCTGTCTAAAGCCATCAATATTATCGATAACGGCCTGAAAAGCGGTCTCGATCATCAACAGGGCGGTGAAATGGCCGATAACCTGGCGGCGCTGTATGACTATATGAAGCGACGCCTGATGCAAGCCAACCTGCACAATGACGAAGCGGCGATTACCGAAGTGGTGAAGCTGCTGGAAAATATTGCTGACGCTTGGCGCCAGATTGGCCCCAACTACCACCCCACTCAGGACGCCGTGTAA
- a CDS encoding D-cysteine desulfhydrase — translation MNLQHKLAQFPRLDLVGSATPLEKLSRLSDYLGREIYIKRDDVTPMAMGGNKLRKLEFLAAEALRQGADTLLTAGAIQSNHVRQTAAVAAKLGLHCVALLENPIDTQAENYLTNGNRLLLGLFNAEVVMCDALHDPQQQLADLATRIEGQGFRPYVVPVGGSNALGALGYVQCALEIAEQSQRSNVAFSSVVVASGSAGTHAGLAVGLQQLLPETQLIGVTVSRKVIDQLPKVELIQKALACSLDIDQLAPITLWDDYFAPQYGMPNEEGTAAIQLLAQQEGVLLDPVYSGKAMAGLIDGVAQQRFRDEGPILFIHTGGAPALFAYHPQV, via the coding sequence GTGAATCTGCAACACAAACTGGCGCAATTCCCGCGCCTCGATTTAGTGGGCTCTGCCACTCCGCTCGAAAAACTGTCTCGCCTTTCAGACTACCTTGGCCGCGAAATTTACATCAAACGTGACGACGTCACGCCGATGGCGATGGGCGGTAACAAATTGAGAAAACTGGAATTTCTTGCCGCAGAAGCGCTGCGTCAAGGCGCGGACACGCTGCTCACCGCCGGCGCCATCCAATCCAACCATGTGCGCCAAACGGCTGCAGTGGCGGCCAAGCTGGGTCTGCACTGCGTAGCGTTGCTGGAAAACCCAATCGACACTCAGGCAGAAAACTACCTGACCAACGGTAACCGCTTGCTGCTCGGGTTGTTTAACGCGGAAGTGGTGATGTGTGACGCGCTGCATGACCCGCAACAGCAGTTGGCCGATCTGGCGACCCGTATTGAAGGGCAAGGCTTCCGGCCTTATGTGGTGCCGGTAGGCGGCTCCAATGCGCTGGGGGCGCTGGGTTACGTGCAGTGTGCGTTGGAAATTGCCGAGCAGAGCCAGCGCAGCAACGTTGCATTCAGCTCAGTAGTGGTGGCCTCGGGCAGCGCAGGAACCCATGCCGGGCTGGCCGTTGGCCTGCAGCAGTTACTGCCGGAAACGCAACTGATTGGTGTAACTGTTTCACGCAAGGTGATCGACCAGTTGCCCAAGGTGGAGCTGATCCAAAAAGCGCTGGCCTGTTCATTGGATATTGACCAACTGGCACCAATTACGCTGTGGGACGACTATTTTGCGCCGCAGTACGGTATGCCAAACGAAGAAGGCACGGCGGCGATACAGCTTTTGGCGCAGCAGGAAGGGGTGTTGTTGGATCCGGTTTACAGCGGCAAGGCGATGGCCGGTCTGATCGACGGCGTAGCCCAGCAGCGCTTCCGTGACGAGGGCCCGATCCTGTTTATCCATACCGGCGGTGCGCCGGCGCTGTTCGCCTATCATCCACAGGTGTAA
- the tcyN gene encoding L-cystine ABC transporter ATP-binding protein TcyN gives MSAIEVKNLTKQFNGQTVLHGIDLEVGAGEVVAIIGPSGSGKTTLLRSINLLEVPDSGTIRVGDILIDGSKPLSKQKKQVRALRQQVGFVFQNFNLFPHRSVLENIIEGPVIVKGEPKASAEQRARALLTKVGLSGKESAYPRRLSGGQQQRVAIARALAMQPEVILFDEPTSALDPELVGEVLNTIRSLAEEKRTMVIVTHEMSFARDVADRAIFMDHGRIVEQGPAKELFANPQHQRTQQFLDKFLNQ, from the coding sequence ATGAGTGCCATTGAAGTGAAAAATCTGACCAAGCAGTTCAACGGTCAAACGGTGCTGCATGGGATTGATCTGGAAGTCGGTGCCGGTGAGGTGGTGGCGATTATCGGGCCAAGCGGCTCGGGGAAAACCACCTTATTGCGCAGCATCAACCTGCTGGAAGTGCCGGATTCCGGTACCATTCGCGTCGGCGATATACTGATCGACGGTTCCAAGCCACTGAGCAAACAGAAAAAACAGGTTCGTGCCTTACGCCAGCAGGTGGGGTTCGTGTTTCAGAACTTCAATCTGTTCCCGCACCGTTCGGTATTGGAAAATATTATTGAAGGTCCGGTCATCGTAAAAGGCGAGCCCAAGGCCAGCGCGGAACAGCGCGCACGGGCCTTGTTGACCAAAGTGGGGCTGAGCGGCAAAGAGTCGGCCTATCCGCGCCGTCTTTCCGGCGGCCAGCAGCAGCGGGTGGCAATTGCCAGGGCGCTGGCGATGCAACCGGAAGTGATCCTGTTTGACGAACCGACCTCGGCGCTCGACCCGGAGCTGGTGGGCGAGGTGCTCAACACCATACGTTCGCTGGCGGAAGAAAAACGCACCATGGTGATCGTCACGCACGAGATGAGCTTTGCCCGCGACGTGGCCGACCGCGCCATTTTTATGGACCACGGTCGTATCGTGGAGCAGGGGCCGGCAAAAGAGCTGTTCGCTAATCCGCAGCACCAGCGTACTCAACAATTCCTCGACAAGTTTTTGAATCAGTAA
- the fliD gene encoding flagellar filament capping protein FliD → MASISSLGIGSGLDLNGLLDKLSKAEQQRLTPYTTQQTSYNAQLTAYGTLKGSLEKFDNLSKELAKPTFFNNTTASKHDQFAITTTDKAVAGNYSVEVLKLAQPQTLTTQAPVTDQTEKLGTAGSSDRSISITAGNPPKNVNIPLSDDQTSLVEMRDAINNAKAGVNASIMRVGDNDYQLALSSTTTGEKNTISVQVNNDDKLGAILNYDPTAKSNAMKQTVAGQDAEVLVNGTKIKRSTNSIADALQGVTIDLKTTTKKDEPQNLVISTDKTGTADKIKEWVDNYNSLLDTFNSLTKYTPVKTGEAQNAKNGALLGDNTLRGIQSSIKSALSAAQDNPDLKGLGNLGISTNTKTGKLEIDSTKLNKAIDEKPTQVANFFAGNGTDTGMATEIHNEIQSYIKAGGIIENSTKSINTNLDRLNSQITTVTASIQSTIDRYKQQFVQLDTMMSKLSGTGDYLKQQFK, encoded by the coding sequence ATGGCATCGATCAGTTCATTAGGCATCGGCTCAGGACTCGACCTCAACGGCTTGCTGGACAAGCTGAGTAAAGCGGAACAGCAGCGTCTGACCCCGTACACCACCCAGCAGACCAGCTATAACGCCCAGTTGACTGCCTATGGCACGTTAAAAGGCTCGCTGGAGAAGTTCGATAACCTCAGTAAAGAGCTGGCGAAACCGACGTTTTTCAACAACACCACCGCCAGCAAACACGATCAGTTTGCCATCACCACCACCGACAAGGCCGTGGCGGGTAACTACAGCGTTGAAGTGCTAAAGCTGGCGCAGCCGCAAACGCTGACCACACAGGCCCCAGTGACCGATCAGACGGAAAAACTGGGCACCGCAGGCAGCAGCGATCGTTCAATCAGCATCACCGCCGGCAACCCACCGAAAAACGTGAATATCCCACTGAGCGATGACCAAACCTCGCTGGTGGAAATGCGCGATGCGATTAACAATGCCAAGGCCGGCGTCAACGCCAGCATCATGCGAGTGGGTGACAACGACTACCAACTGGCACTCAGTTCCACCACCACCGGCGAGAAGAACACCATTTCGGTGCAGGTCAACAATGACGATAAGCTAGGCGCTATCCTCAACTACGACCCCACAGCCAAAAGCAACGCAATGAAACAAACCGTGGCCGGTCAGGATGCTGAAGTGCTGGTTAACGGCACGAAAATCAAACGCAGCACCAACTCGATTGCCGATGCCCTGCAGGGCGTGACCATCGATCTGAAAACCACCACCAAAAAAGATGAACCGCAAAACCTGGTGATCAGCACCGACAAAACCGGTACTGCTGACAAGATCAAAGAGTGGGTCGACAACTATAACTCGCTGCTGGATACCTTTAACTCGCTGACCAAATATACTCCGGTCAAAACCGGCGAGGCGCAGAATGCCAAAAACGGCGCGCTGCTGGGGGATAACACCCTGCGCGGTATTCAATCGTCGATTAAAAGTGCGCTCAGCGCAGCACAGGATAACCCGGATCTGAAAGGCTTGGGCAATCTGGGCATTTCAACCAATACCAAAACCGGCAAGCTGGAGATCGACAGCACTAAGCTCAACAAAGCCATCGATGAGAAACCGACGCAGGTTGCCAACTTCTTCGCTGGCAACGGCACTGATACCGGCATGGCCACCGAGATCCACAATGAGATCCAAAGCTACATCAAGGCCGGCGGCATCATTGAGAACTCGACCAAAAGCATCAATACCAACCTCGATCGCCTGAACAGCCAGATCACCACCGTGACGGCCAGTATTCAAAGCACTATCGATCGTTATAAACAACAATTCGTCCAACTGGATACCATGATGTCCAAACTGAGTGGCACCGGTGATTATTTAAAACAACAGTTCAAGTAA
- the tcyJ gene encoding cystine ABC transporter substrate-binding protein has protein sequence MIFSKVRRQLLLGVMSVALTAGLSTQSYAADNLLEQVKHHGTLVVGLEGTYPPFSFQGEDGKLTGFEVDFANALAEHLGVKAKLNPTKWDGMLASLDSKRIDVVINQVTISDERKKKYDFSTPYTVSGIQALVKKGNEGTITKPEDLKGKKVGVGLGTNYEQWLRDNVQGVDVRTYDDDPTKYQDLRVGRINAILVDRLAALDLVKKTGDTLAVAGPAFSRQESGVAVRKNNPELLAAINQAIAEMQKDGTLAKISEKWFGADVTK, from the coding sequence ATGATCTTTTCCAAAGTTCGTCGTCAATTGCTGCTGGGCGTGATGAGCGTTGCGCTGACCGCCGGTTTGAGCACGCAGAGCTATGCCGCCGATAACCTGCTGGAGCAGGTGAAGCATCACGGGACCCTGGTTGTCGGGTTGGAAGGCACTTATCCGCCGTTCAGCTTCCAGGGGGAAGACGGAAAATTGACCGGCTTCGAGGTGGATTTCGCCAACGCCCTGGCGGAGCATCTTGGCGTTAAAGCCAAGCTGAATCCTACCAAGTGGGACGGCATGCTGGCTTCGCTGGACTCAAAACGCATCGATGTGGTGATCAATCAGGTGACCATTTCCGACGAGCGCAAAAAGAAATACGATTTCTCGACGCCTTATACCGTCTCCGGCATTCAGGCCTTGGTGAAGAAGGGTAACGAAGGCACCATCACCAAGCCGGAAGATCTGAAGGGTAAAAAGGTCGGCGTGGGCCTGGGCACCAACTACGAGCAATGGTTGCGTGACAATGTGCAGGGTGTGGACGTGCGTACCTATGATGATGACCCGACCAAATACCAGGATCTGCGCGTAGGCCGTATCAACGCTATTCTGGTTGACCGTCTGGCGGCATTGGATCTGGTGAAGAAAACCGGCGACACGCTGGCGGTAGCGGGCCCGGCGTTCTCTCGTCAGGAGTCTGGCGTGGCGGTGCGTAAAAACAACCCGGAACTGCTGGCTGCGATTAACCAGGCGATTGCCGAAATGCAAAAAGACGGCACGCTGGCGAAGATCTCCGAGAAATGGTTTGGCGCGGACGTAACTAAATAA
- the fliZ gene encoding flagella biosynthesis regulatory protein FliZ: MPGILLKKRPLSRYLKDYKHSQTHCSQCGKLLDRMALVFRGKIINKDAIARMDQPIDDHVWLNVQNELTALCRFCSEISCNSHPSYFDIMSFKQYLFEQTEMSHSTIREYVVRLRRLDEMLVERNYPADKFASNASHQRIIEDLPSAAHNNYRIALRKYDQYLAWQKSY, translated from the coding sequence ATGCCAGGAATATTATTGAAAAAACGGCCGCTGAGTCGTTATTTGAAAGATTACAAACACAGCCAGACCCATTGCTCTCAGTGCGGCAAGCTATTGGATCGCATGGCGTTGGTGTTTCGTGGCAAGATCATCAACAAAGATGCCATTGCGCGCATGGATCAGCCGATTGACGATCACGTTTGGCTGAATGTGCAAAATGAGCTGACGGCGCTGTGCCGCTTTTGCAGTGAGATCTCCTGCAATAGCCATCCGAGCTATTTCGATATTATGTCGTTTAAGCAATATCTGTTTGAGCAAACCGAAATGAGCCACAGCACCATTCGTGAATACGTGGTGCGCCTGCGGCGGCTGGATGAAATGCTGGTGGAGCGCAACTATCCGGCGGATAAATTCGCCAGTAACGCCAGCCATCAGCGTATTATCGAAGACTTGCCTTCTGCGGCGCACAACAATTACCGCATTGCGCTGCGCAAATATGACCAGTACCTTGCCTGGCAAAAAAGCTACTGA
- the fliT gene encoding flagella biosynthesis regulatory protein FliT, with translation MERQQQLLAAYQQVYSLSSQMIVLAQTERWEDLVELELSYVTAVERTAAFTGQAGPSMALQELLHHKLQQILDNETELKRLLQQRMNQLKELIGQSTRQNVVNNTYGQFHDRALLLGDPQVR, from the coding sequence ATGGAACGTCAACAACAGCTGTTAGCCGCCTATCAGCAGGTGTATAGCCTGAGTAGCCAGATGATCGTTCTGGCACAAACGGAAAGATGGGAAGACCTGGTCGAGCTGGAACTGTCCTACGTGACGGCGGTGGAAAGAACCGCCGCCTTTACCGGGCAGGCCGGTCCCTCAATGGCACTACAGGAATTGCTGCACCACAAGTTGCAGCAGATCCTGGATAATGAAACCGAACTGAAGCGCCTGCTGCAACAACGTATGAATCAACTGAAAGAATTAATCGGTCAGTCGACGCGGCAAAACGTGGTCAATAATACTTATGGTCAGTTTCACGATCGCGCCCTGTTGTTGGGAGACCCACAAGTCAGATGA
- a CDS encoding RNA polymerase sigma factor FliA, with product MSDLYTAEGVMDKNSLWLRYVPLVRHEALRLQVRLPASVELDDLLQAGGIGLLNAVERYDALQGTAFTTYAVQRIRGAMLDELRSRDWVPRSVRRHAREVAQVMRQLEQRLGRPASEVEVAQTLNLPLDEYRQILLDTNNSQLFSYDEWREEHGESAEPLLEGHEEANPLHHLLEGNLRQRVIDAIEALPEREKMVLTLYYQEELNLKEIGAVLDVGESRVSQLHSQAIKRLRSRLANEN from the coding sequence GTGAGCGATCTGTATACCGCCGAAGGCGTGATGGACAAAAATTCTCTCTGGCTGCGCTACGTTCCGTTAGTGCGCCACGAGGCGTTGCGCCTGCAGGTCAGGCTGCCCGCCAGCGTGGAGCTCGACGATCTGCTGCAGGCCGGGGGAATTGGGCTGTTAAACGCCGTTGAGCGTTATGACGCCCTGCAGGGAACCGCCTTTACCACCTATGCGGTGCAACGCATTCGCGGCGCCATGCTCGATGAGCTGCGCAGCCGTGATTGGGTACCGCGCAGCGTGCGTCGCCATGCCCGTGAAGTGGCGCAGGTGATGCGGCAGTTGGAACAGCGGCTCGGCAGGCCGGCCAGCGAAGTGGAAGTGGCGCAGACGCTGAACCTGCCACTGGATGAGTACCGTCAAATTCTGTTGGACACCAATAACAGTCAGCTTTTTTCCTACGACGAATGGCGGGAAGAGCATGGCGAAAGCGCGGAACCGCTGCTGGAAGGGCACGAAGAGGCCAATCCGTTACATCATCTGCTGGAGGGCAATTTACGCCAACGGGTGATTGACGCCATTGAGGCGTTGCCGGAACGCGAAAAAATGGTGCTGACGCTGTATTACCAGGAAGAGTTGAACCTGAAAGAGATCGGCGCCGTGCTGGACGTAGGGGAATCACGTGTCAGCCAATTGCATAGCCAGGCAATAAAACGCCTGCGCTCCCGCCTGGCGAACGAGAACTGA
- the tcyL gene encoding cystine ABC transporter permease codes for MHESIQLALDSAPFLLRGAILTLQLSLGGMALGLLLGFLLALMRLSPLWPLSWLSRIYVSLFRGTPLIAQLFMIYYGLPQFGIEFDPFPAALIGLSLNTAAYTSETLRAAISSIEKGQWEAAASIGMTRWQTLRRVILPQAARTALPPLGNSFIGLVKDTSLAATIQVPELFRQAQLITSRTLEVFTMYLAASLIYWVMATLLSALQNRLEAHVNRQDQE; via the coding sequence ATGCACGAAAGTATCCAACTGGCGTTGGATTCAGCGCCATTTTTATTGCGGGGCGCGATCCTCACTCTCCAGCTCAGTCTGGGGGGCATGGCGCTCGGTTTACTGCTCGGTTTTCTGCTGGCGCTGATGCGCCTTTCGCCGTTATGGCCGCTGTCATGGCTGTCGCGCATTTATGTGTCACTGTTTCGCGGTACGCCGTTGATTGCCCAGCTGTTCATGATTTACTACGGCCTGCCGCAGTTCGGTATCGAGTTTGATCCCTTCCCGGCGGCGCTGATTGGCCTGTCGCTCAATACTGCCGCCTATACTTCGGAAACCCTGCGTGCCGCGATTTCGTCGATCGAAAAAGGGCAGTGGGAAGCGGCAGCCAGCATCGGCATGACCCGCTGGCAGACGCTGCGTCGGGTGATCCTGCCGCAGGCGGCGCGTACCGCATTGCCGCCGTTGGGCAACAGCTTTATCGGCCTGGTGAAGGACACCTCGCTGGCGGCGACCATTCAGGTGCCGGAACTGTTCCGTCAGGCGCAGCTGATTACCTCGCGTACCCTGGAAGTGTTCACCATGTATCTGGCGGCCTCGCTGATTTACTGGGTGATGGCGACCCTGCTTTCTGCGCTGCAAAATCGTCTGGAAGCCCACGTAAACCGCCAGGATCAGGAGTAA
- a CDS encoding type II toxin-antitoxin system HicA family toxin, translating to MRSSELIGLLEQEGWVLTRIKGSHHQFKHPNSRLVITVPHPRKDLKAGTLRQIMKDAGLC from the coding sequence GTGAGAAGTTCAGAACTGATCGGGCTGTTAGAACAGGAAGGTTGGGTTTTAACGCGGATCAAGGGAAGCCACCATCAGTTTAAGCACCCGAACTCCCGTCTGGTGATCACCGTTCCACATCCGCGAAAGGATCTGAAAGCGGGGACGCTGCGCCAAATCATGAAAGATGCCGGATTGTGCTAA
- the fliE gene encoding flagellar hook-basal body complex protein FliE: MAIQGIEGVLQQLQATAIQAGQMGQGASAQGISFASELKAAIGKISDTQQAARKQAQDFEVGAPGISLNDVMVDLQKSSISLQLGVQVRNKLVSAYQEVMNMPV, translated from the coding sequence ATGGCAATTCAGGGTATTGAAGGGGTTTTGCAGCAGTTGCAGGCCACGGCGATTCAGGCAGGGCAGATGGGGCAAGGCGCATCCGCGCAGGGCATCAGTTTTGCCAGTGAGTTGAAGGCGGCGATCGGCAAGATCAGCGATACCCAGCAGGCTGCGCGCAAACAGGCACAGGATTTCGAAGTCGGTGCGCCGGGCATTAGCCTGAATGACGTGATGGTCGATCTGCAAAAATCGTCCATCTCGCTGCAGTTAGGGGTGCAGGTGCGTAATAAGCTGGTTTCTGCTTATCAAGAAGTAATGAATATGCCGGTGTGA
- a CDS encoding FliC/FljB family flagellin, with protein sequence MAQVINTNSLSLMAQNNLNKSQSSLGTAIERLSSGLRINSAKDDAAGQAISNRFTANIKGLTQASRNANDGISLAQTTEGALNEVNDNLQNIRRLTVQAQNGSNSSSDLQSIQDEITQRLSEIDRISQQTDFNGVKVLSSDQKLTVQVGANDGETIEIDLKNINKDTLGLQDFSVASKNTNKVGAAVTTVDKTVAASTGTKTGTPTPTLDGTDPYASYTEGGVTKYAVKDDAGKYYAATVDASGKFNYDTGKDVSTAAAAGGVTAVKDVAVAGKTNVTGLAAGEELHSYTDSTGKAGFVVKSKDADGNTVYNNATVDGKTGAVTKGAVNTDAKDPLATLDKALAQVDGLRSSLGAVQNRFDSVINNLNSTVNNLSASQSRIQDADYATEVSNMSRANILQQAGTSVLAQANQSTQNVLSLLR encoded by the coding sequence ATGGCACAAGTAATTAATACCAACAGCCTGTCGCTGATGGCGCAGAACAACCTGAACAAATCTCAGTCTTCTTTGGGTACTGCGATCGAGCGTCTGTCTTCCGGTCTGCGTATCAACAGCGCCAAGGACGATGCTGCGGGTCAGGCGATCTCTAACCGTTTCACCGCTAACATCAAAGGCCTGACTCAGGCTTCCCGTAACGCCAACGACGGTATCTCTCTGGCGCAGACCACTGAAGGCGCACTGAACGAAGTTAACGATAACCTGCAAAACATCCGTCGTCTGACCGTACAGGCGCAGAACGGTTCTAACTCTTCCAGCGACCTGCAGTCCATCCAGGACGAAATCACCCAGCGTCTGTCTGAGATCGACCGTATCTCTCAGCAGACCGATTTCAACGGCGTAAAAGTACTGAGCAGCGACCAGAAACTGACCGTTCAGGTTGGCGCTAACGATGGCGAAACAATTGAAATCGACCTGAAAAATATCAATAAAGATACTCTGGGTCTGCAAGACTTCAGCGTTGCTTCTAAAAACACTAATAAAGTGGGTGCCGCGGTAACTACCGTTGATAAAACAGTGGCTGCAAGTACCGGGACTAAAACTGGTACTCCTACTCCAACACTGGATGGTACAGATCCGTACGCATCCTATACTGAAGGCGGTGTTACCAAGTATGCAGTTAAAGACGATGCAGGCAAATACTATGCAGCGACTGTCGATGCATCAGGCAAATTTAACTACGATACAGGCAAAGATGTCAGCACTGCGGCAGCAGCTGGTGGTGTAACTGCAGTTAAAGATGTAGCCGTTGCTGGTAAAACCAACGTAACTGGCCTGGCTGCAGGCGAAGAGCTGCATTCTTATACTGACAGCACTGGTAAAGCCGGTTTCGTTGTTAAGAGCAAAGATGCCGATGGCAACACCGTTTACAATAACGCTACTGTCGATGGAAAAACCGGTGCAGTCACCAAAGGCGCTGTTAACACTGATGCTAAAGACCCACTGGCAACCCTGGACAAAGCATTGGCTCAGGTTGACGGTCTGCGTTCTTCCCTGGGTGCGGTACAGAACCGTTTCGATTCTGTTATCAACAACCTGAACAGCACCGTGAACAACCTGTCTGCTTCTCAGTCTCGTATTCAAGATGCTGACTACGCGACCGAAGTGTCTAACATGAGCCGTGCCAACATCCTGCAACAGGCTGGCACCTCTGTTCTGGCACAGGCTAACCAGTCTACTCAGAACGTGTTGTCCCTGCTGCGTTAA
- a CDS encoding helix-turn-helix transcriptional regulator, translating to MERTINLCPGIGASAHIIQHTELLFPSVYFEQPHLYLVQQGHKRVRWQQHEVVAHAGELLIIDGGQTVDIINELSEEGVFSCQLLACDPQLLSIPPTQAESAPLSPFDAVMALRNLPCALIHSFETTSLALTLKHRFPTVIIRHKMLEILLWLKQFNINFIHNEARNLTQRVRRCLATDPHNIWTAAEVAETLSMSEVMLRRKLSAENTALRNLMIDVRMSSALTLLQSTDWPISAIAQHVGYESSSRFAERFRKRFGFAPTAIRGHQRAMEPQAIRPDPFSMMQAQE from the coding sequence ATGGAACGTACAATTAATCTTTGTCCAGGAATTGGTGCATCGGCACACATCATTCAGCATACTGAATTATTATTTCCTTCAGTCTATTTTGAGCAACCGCATCTGTATCTGGTACAGCAAGGCCACAAACGCGTGCGTTGGCAACAGCATGAAGTGGTGGCACATGCGGGTGAGCTGTTGATTATCGACGGAGGGCAAACCGTGGATATTATCAACGAGCTTTCCGAGGAGGGGGTATTCAGCTGCCAGCTATTGGCCTGCGATCCGCAGTTACTCAGCATACCACCGACCCAGGCTGAAAGCGCGCCACTGAGCCCCTTCGACGCGGTGATGGCGTTACGTAACCTGCCCTGCGCGTTGATACACAGTTTCGAGACCACCAGTTTGGCGCTGACGCTTAAGCATCGTTTCCCCACGGTCATCATTCGCCACAAAATGCTGGAAATATTGCTGTGGTTAAAACAATTCAATATCAACTTCATTCATAACGAGGCCAGAAATTTAACCCAGCGAGTACGTCGCTGTCTGGCAACCGATCCGCATAATATCTGGACCGCGGCCGAGGTGGCGGAAACCCTGTCGATGAGCGAAGTCATGCTGCGACGCAAACTGTCGGCGGAGAATACCGCGCTGCGTAATCTAATGATCGACGTGCGTATGAGCAGCGCACTGACCTTGCTGCAATCTACCGATTGGCCAATATCCGCCATCGCTCAGCACGTGGGCTATGAAAGTTCTTCGCGATTTGCCGAGCGCTTTCGCAAACGCTTCGGTTTTGCCCCCACAGCCATTCGTGGGCACCAGCGAGCCATGGAACCCCAGGCCATTCGCCCCGATCCTTTCAGCATGATGCAAGCCCAGGAGTGA